The following are encoded in a window of Ignavibacteria bacterium genomic DNA:
- a CDS encoding response regulator — MSPETKDDISFRKEWEEILTLLVKENSLDVLSEEILERSVKLTHSCLGVLVFVDDEVSQQAESKVSDKENILPEKDSLLNEIKPNLSFLSEWFKVNRKPLCVTGNDENNIAYPLLTLFQVNNIVICPSFLNETILSLSILGRQESHYSKAEIHNLEQFASILAFSVNSLLTRKLNATLESKLLQSQKLETIGKLASGMAHDFNNLLSSIFGSINLLKRKLADREDIFYLLENVENCSARAADLTKGLLTYGKPTAKRKTLIKPSHLMKELMVVVGQTFPEEIEIEEHTEQGLHDFLGNATEIYQVLLNLCVNAKEAIHGNGKVAIEAKNIKVLEKNASDYPLLKEDDYVCFTVRDTGEGISEENLNKIFDPYFSTKQKETGSGLGLYVTYGIVKAHNGYIDVKSRPGKGTEFNVYIPAFDPDADSPAQTEKIILLADDEIMLRDILAELLESYGYQVIGVHNGNEVLKVLTEEIKVDLLIIDYKMPEMDGLTCIKKIQELGIEVPVILSTGSTSSKADKDFEKLKIDSVLAKPYEFDRMLAEVRKTIKN; from the coding sequence ATGAGTCCGGAAACAAAAGACGATATTAGCTTCAGAAAAGAGTGGGAAGAGATCCTGACTCTGCTGGTGAAAGAAAATTCGCTGGATGTACTTTCTGAAGAGATTCTTGAGAGAAGTGTAAAGCTCACACACAGCTGCCTGGGAGTTCTTGTTTTTGTTGATGATGAAGTAAGCCAGCAGGCGGAGTCAAAAGTTTCCGACAAGGAAAATATTCTGCCTGAGAAGGATTCACTTCTTAATGAAATTAAACCGAATTTATCTTTTCTTTCTGAGTGGTTCAAAGTCAACAGAAAACCTCTTTGCGTTACAGGCAATGATGAGAATAATATTGCCTATCCGCTTTTGACGCTCTTTCAGGTAAACAATATTGTTATATGCCCGTCGTTTCTTAATGAAACAATTCTTTCCCTGTCCATTCTGGGCCGGCAGGAGTCTCATTACAGCAAAGCAGAAATTCATAACCTGGAGCAGTTTGCCTCTATTCTGGCTTTTTCGGTTAACAGCCTTCTTACAAGAAAGCTTAACGCAACGCTTGAAAGCAAGCTATTGCAGAGCCAGAAGCTTGAAACTATAGGCAAGCTTGCAAGCGGCATGGCGCACGATTTTAATAACCTCCTTTCCAGCATATTTGGCAGCATTAACCTGCTTAAAAGAAAGCTAGCAGACAGGGAGGATATTTTTTATCTTCTTGAGAATGTTGAGAACTGCTCGGCGCGAGCTGCCGACTTAACGAAGGGGCTTCTTACTTACGGCAAGCCTACGGCCAAAAGGAAAACGCTTATTAAGCCTTCGCACCTGATGAAGGAGCTGATGGTGGTTGTGGGACAGACTTTCCCCGAAGAAATTGAAATTGAGGAGCATACGGAGCAGGGTCTGCACGACTTTCTTGGCAACGCAACGGAGATATACCAGGTGCTTCTTAACCTGTGCGTGAACGCCAAGGAGGCAATTCACGGTAATGGCAAGGTTGCAATTGAAGCGAAGAACATTAAGGTCCTTGAGAAAAATGCATCCGACTACCCTCTTCTGAAGGAGGATGACTATGTATGCTTTACGGTGCGCGATACGGGTGAAGGTATAAGCGAGGAAAACCTGAACAAAATTTTTGACCCATACTTTTCAACAAAGCAGAAGGAAACGGGTTCGGGTCTGGGGCTTTATGTTACCTACGGAATTGTGAAGGCCCATAACGGCTACATTGACGTTAAGAGCCGCCCGGGCAAGGGGACGGAGTTTAATGTCTATATTCCCGCATTTGACCCTGACGCGGATTCGCCGGCACAGACGGAGAAGATAATACTTCTTGCTGATGACGAGATTATGCTGAGGGATATTCTGGCGGAACTGTTGGAATCGTACGGATACCAGGTAATTGGAGTGCATAACGGGAATGAAGTGCTGAAGGTGCTGACGGAAGAGATTAAAGTTGACCTGCTTATTATAGACTACAAGATGCCCGAGATGGACGGGCTTACATGCATTAAGAAAATTCAGGAGCTGGGGATTGAGGTTCCTGTTATACTTTCCACGGGGTCTACGTCATCTAAAGCGGATAAGGATTTTGAGAAGCTGAAGATAGATT
- a CDS encoding sigma-54-dependent Fis family transcriptional regulator, with translation MKRNAKILISDDDETLCYLLKEELLNEGYSAEVVFDGKYAIDRIKNKNYDLLLLDLQMQEVHGNEVLDFVQSHAPNLQVIMLTAETELRTAIDCIKKGAYDYISKPYDFDHLLLTIDRALEHKDLVVKNTILTSKVSQKAPNKIVGESKQIQHTINLALRAARSDSNVLIEGETGTGKELMAEFIHQNSERQDKPFVIVNCASLPDQLIESELFGHEKGAFTDAKAPKPGLVEIADGGTLFLDEIGEMSLAIQPKLLRFLENGEYRRVGGVANLKSNVRVIGATNKNLIEESEKKVFRRDLLFRLNVITLTIPPLREREEDTLLLAEFFLQLKSSVRDPKTLSPEAKKALTNYSFPGNVRELQHTIERAIIFAEGNVIRPEDLNLPSGYQMNTDEEEFYGDMGDAIIPLDDLERIHIKRALEHYDWNRENTAKMLGISQKTLYSKILKYQLRQN, from the coding sequence ATGAAAAGGAACGCGAAAATACTGATTTCTGACGACGACGAGACTTTGTGCTATCTGCTCAAGGAGGAATTGCTTAATGAGGGCTACTCAGCCGAGGTCGTCTTCGACGGCAAGTACGCCATAGACAGAATAAAGAATAAAAATTATGACCTCCTCTTACTCGACCTCCAGATGCAGGAAGTCCACGGCAATGAGGTGCTCGATTTTGTTCAAAGCCACGCCCCTAACCTGCAGGTTATTATGCTTACGGCTGAAACTGAACTGCGTACGGCTATCGACTGCATTAAAAAGGGCGCTTATGACTATATTTCCAAACCCTACGACTTCGACCACCTGCTTTTAACTATAGACCGCGCTCTGGAACATAAGGATCTGGTGGTTAAAAACACTATCCTTACTTCCAAGGTAAGCCAGAAGGCCCCCAATAAGATTGTCGGCGAAAGTAAACAGATACAGCATACTATAAATCTTGCCCTGAGAGCAGCCCGCTCCGACTCTAACGTCCTGATTGAGGGGGAAACGGGTACGGGAAAGGAACTGATGGCTGAATTTATTCACCAGAATTCCGAACGCCAGGATAAACCTTTTGTTATTGTTAACTGCGCTTCGCTGCCCGACCAACTGATTGAAAGTGAGCTCTTCGGTCACGAAAAGGGCGCTTTTACTGACGCCAAGGCGCCGAAACCGGGACTTGTGGAAATTGCCGACGGCGGCACACTGTTCCTTGATGAAATTGGCGAAATGAGCCTGGCTATTCAGCCTAAACTTCTCAGATTCCTTGAAAACGGCGAGTACAGAAGGGTGGGCGGCGTTGCTAACCTCAAGTCGAACGTAAGGGTTATAGGCGCAACTAACAAAAACCTTATTGAGGAGTCGGAAAAGAAGGTATTCAGACGCGACCTGCTTTTCAGACTGAATGTTATTACGCTTACTATTCCCCCGCTGCGTGAACGCGAGGAGGATACTCTGCTGCTTGCAGAGTTTTTCCTTCAGCTGAAGAGCTCAGTAAGGGATCCTAAAACTCTTTCTCCCGAGGCCAAAAAAGCACTTACAAACTACTCATTCCCCGGCAACGTGCGCGAACTTCAGCATACAATTGAACGCGCTATAATTTTTGCCGAGGGAAACGTTATACGTCCGGAGGACCTGAACCTCCCTTCCGGATACCAGATGAATACCGATGAAGAGGAATTTTACGGCGATATGGGTGATGCAATTATTCCCCTGGACGACCTGGAAAGAATTCATATTAAACGGGCACTGGAACATTACGACTGGAACCGCGAGAATACTGCAAAAATGCTCGGTATTAGCCAGAAGACGCTGTATTCTAAAATATTAAAGTATCAGCTCCGGCAGAATTGA